The sequence below is a genomic window from Neomicrococcus aestuarii.
TGGTCGGGTTTTGAGAGAATGAGTACCTACAGCAGCAAGAAGAGGCTGGTCATTTCACCGCGGAACTTCTGCTTTTGGAACGAGTGGGGCAGTTTTAGGCCAATGAGAGAGATATCCCAAGAGAAATTTGACGCCTTTGCAGGATTCTGCCGCCAACCTACTTCCGTACTCTTCGGCCAAGAGGTTGCTTGGTTTGAGAGCAAGTCGAGGTCAGTTTTTGCTCTCCTGATGCTAGATACAGATGAAGAGTTCTCCGGCATCCTGTTCGCCAGGGACCTCGCTAGCCGCTTTCGCTGGGTGAAACAAACCGCCTATTACACATCATCGGCAGATGCACTCGCGGAGCTTCGCCGTCTGATGAGGCAAGTCGAAGCAGACATAGAAGAAGAGCGTGTTCAAGGCGATGAAGCTGATCCAGTCGACTTCTTTGCGCCCGTTGTCAAGGAACAACGATTCCATGAGCGATTCCAGCATCTCGCATTTGGTGAGGGGTTTGCTGCAGCTCGTGAACTGATCAATGTGATGATGTGTTGGTATGAGAATCAGGACGGCAACTACATAGAGCAATTCCAAACGACCGGATTCGACGCGCGCATCTGGGAATTATATTTGTTCGCAATGCTCGTTGAATCACGATACGCGGTATCACAGCCGAGCCCTGCACCAGATTTTCTCGCTCGTGGCCTCGGAGGTACCTTCTTCATCGAGGCCACGACAATCAACCCCTCAATCATCAACGGGAAACCTGCCACTTCCCAGAAACCCGAGTCTGTCGAGGAAATTGCTGATTACGTCCAGAACTATCTCCCAATTCGGTTCGCTGGTCCGCTCAGTGCGAAATTGGAAAAGCGTTACTGGGAAAGCCTGGAAGTCGCTGACGCGCCGCTAGTGATTGCAATTCAAGACTTTCATGACGAGTTCTCGATGACATACAGCGGGCAGTCGCTGCTGCGGTATCTATACGGTGTCGAGTTTCTTGAAGTTCAGAATGATCAAGGAGTAGAGATCGTTAGCCGTCCGGTCACGCATCACCTCTGGAAGGGCAAGAAGATTGCGTCAGGGTTCTTTAGCCTTCCAGACGCGCCCAACATCAGCGCCGTGCTTTTTAACGCCAGCGGTACTCTCGCAAAATTCAACAGAATGGGAGTCAAGGTTGCTTTCGGCCGACCGGGAGTGACTCTTATCCATAGCGGAATTCGCGTGTCGAGTGACGGCAGATTAGAAGAAACTTTTTCGAACGAAGTCAATGAGGGGTATGAGGAAGCATGGATCGACGGGATGGAGGTTTACCACAACCCGGCTGCCACACACCCCTTGAATCCGGATCTACTTCCAGGTGCTAGGCATCACTTTCAAACAGACTCAGGCTTCGAATCTTGGACGCCAGTCGGGCATCTAGTGACGAGCAGAACCGCAGTAGTGACCACTCGTTAGATCATCCGGCTCATTTTCGTCCAAACTCGCCGCTTACCTGAAACTAGACGTAGAGAAAATACAGCCACTTGATCCGCCAACAACTGGCTCCAGAGCTTTATAGGCCGAGATGATGACGTTCAACCGTCAAATGCCTCGGCATAAAGGCAATGCGGCAGCAACGAACGCTTGTGCCTGTTGGCCGACCAAGCGTCGGGTCTCGCAAGACGCTTGGATGGCGGCCTGTTCGATCGCAGACACGGCAGCTTCGAGTTCGTCGTTGCTGGTGGCGGAGACGGCGATGAGGCCGGTGTAGCGGATGACCCCGTGCCCGGAGGTGAGGTCGGCCTCCTGCTGTAGCACGTCCTGGTACTCGGCGGATTGTTGGGCGTCTTCGATCTGCCCGACCCGCTGGCGTTGCGTCGCATCCGAGATGTACTCGGTCTTCTTCTTGCGAATATCCCGTGCTGCCTGATCAGAGCGGATCGGGTCACACAGCAGCGTGAACGAACGTCGGATTCCCGAGGACAGCAGCACTGGGGCAAGAAACCCTGGATAGACAAGAGACCTCGGCCATTCCGATATCCACAGCACCGCATGATGGGCGCTATCCGAGCGCAGCCCCTCCCACGTTTCCTCCACCGCAACAGGACCAGCAGTAGCAAGGTCGTGTCCGATCGTTCCAGAACGTTCCAGGGTGGCGGCGACTCCCGGGTCGTAGGCACTGCGGAGCATCACGGCGAGTTGGCCGGGTGTGTACCACTCGGAGGGTTTCAGATCCGCGGTGCGTAGCGCCGTCGTGAGCGTGTGCATCTCTTGTTTGAGGACTTCGGCTGCGCCTTTGAGGCTGCCGCCCGCGGTGCGAATTGCGCGGGAGGCGGCCCGCATGTCCAGGCTGAGCGAGATCGTGGAGATGTGGCGTTCCCCGGCAGGGCCTGCCCTCTCGATCAGCTCCCGGTAGGTTTGGGCGACCCAGGACCCGTCATCGTTGCCGTGCTCCGCCCACCACTGCGATAGTCCGGACCCGGAATCGGGGACCGTGCGCTCCAGCACTTGCAGACGAGCGATGCGGGTAGAACGGCAGGTGGTCGAGAGGACCCGGCCCCACGCGTGGACACGGCGCTCTTGCTCTCCCGGGTCTAGCAGGATGAA
It includes:
- a CDS encoding PrgI family protein: MATASSTEFDLSPVKFSRLTRRGIILGLSLPQVIAVSIAVLVFVASLYIGGPAALYTAPIWGIALGLAVVPFGGRKMVEWVPITLHWIWRTRAHQTSYRRKIVKPRPAGTLALPGDAAALRQYQDKESGAIMVHDPHAQTLTALLEVTHPSFILLDPGEQERRVHAWGRVLSTTCRSTRIARLQVLERTVPDSGSGLSQWWAEHGNDDGSWVAQTYRELIERAGPAGERHISTISLSLDMRAASRAIRTAGGSLKGAAEVLKQEMHTLTTALRTADLKPSEWYTPGQLAVMLRSAYDPGVAATLERSGTIGHDLATAGPVAVEETWEGLRSDSAHHAVLWISEWPRSLVYPGFLAPVLLSSGIRRSFTLLCDPIRSDQAARDIRKKKTEYISDATQRQRVGQIEDAQQSAEYQDVLQQEADLTSGHGVIRYTGLIAVSATSNDELEAAVSAIEQAAIQASCETRRLVGQQAQAFVAAALPLCRGI